Genomic DNA from Pigmentiphaga litoralis:
GGCTGCCAATGGGACAGCCAAGGGGGCTGCCAGGGACTTCGGCCGGGCCGTATCCGGGTGATTCACCGTACTTCTCCTGTTTGCTGTGGTGCACGGGCGTGCAGACGAGTCGTGCTGATGCAAGGTCGGGAAGGGCGGTTCAGCCAAAGGCGATCGCGCGCATTCGCAACGATACAAAGAACGATTCTTATTCGTAACGAAGGCTAGTACGCGCTTACTTACGGTTGGCTGAACGTCGTGCGGATTCGGCGTTTTTACAACATGCAACGGCCGAATCTGGCGGTGCAGCGGCGGTGCAGCGCCAGTTGACCACCGGTGCTCGCCGCCACGGCGCAAACAAAAACGGCGCCCCGGGAAGGCGCCGTCGGCAGGGCAGCAGTCGGGTGCCGGCCCGGATCTGCTACTTCTTGCGGGGCCGCTTGACCGCCTTGCTGACGATCAACCGTGTCCCGACCAGCCGGTCATGCAGGAACTGGCGGTCTTTGTCGAAGCAGGCCCAGACATACCCGATCCCCGTGAAGGTGATCGGCCACGACAACACGTACCGCACGATGGCCTTCCACATGGGGATGCGGCCGCCATTGCCGTCCACCAGCCGGATGTCCCACGTTTTCATGGGCAGGGTCTGGCCGCCCATGCGCCAGCACAGGATGAAGTAGGCGCCGATCGCCACGAACAGCCAGGCCTGGCGCTCGTGGCGCAAGGCCAGCGCGTGCTTGCTCTGGGTCAACGTATCGAACAGGTAGTCGGCCACGAACACCACGCCAAACAGCAGGATGGCTTCGTACATCATGCAGGCGAAGCGGGTCCATTTGCCAGGCGTGGGGGCAGCAGCGTAGGCGGCCTGGCGGGTGGCCGGAGACGTGGCGGAGGCGGAATCACCCATGGCGGCTGACCGGGCGTCGATAACTTTGGAACGGGGGGCATCAGACATGGGCCGTACGATACCCGAGACCCGCGTGCGCACGAAACCACAGGAACCCTTGTACAAGGCCCTTGACAGCCCCGCCGTGACTTGACCGCGCTGCAGCAACGCGCTAGCCTTGCGGGCTACCCAAAAACGATACAAATGTGGATGGGTAACCGTCTTTACGGGCCGCGCCATACCTTGGTGCACCGTGACACGACAACAATCTAGCCCAAGTCCGCGCCACAAGCGCAGTGCCTGGCCCGTCAACAGCGGGATCAGTCCGGTCTTGGCCTTCCGTTTCAACCTTCAGTGCACGTTCCGGTGAACGCGTACCGAGGTCGTCAGGGTGCCCGAGCGGAACGGTTCCGTGAACCGCAAAGCGTCGCCGCATGTTGCCGATACCGGTGCAAGTCAGGTTTTCCTGCTCTATGGATTCATAGGCAGCACCACCCGGGATGAACGCGCGGACTTTGAATGGACGAAAATCCAATGGAACTCAGTGGCGCAGAGATCGTCGTGCGCGCCCTTGCTGACGAAGGTGTCGAACATGTGTTCGGCTACCCCGGTGGCTCGGTGCTGTACATCTACGACGCGATCTTCAATCAAGACAAATTCAAGCACATCCTCGTGCGGCACGAGCAAGCGGCCGTTCACGCGGCGGATGCGTATTCGCGCTCGTCCAACAAGGTAGGTGTCGCGCTGGTCACCAGCGGTCCGGGCGTGACCAACGCCGTGACCGGGATCGCGACCGCCTATATGGACTCGATCCCGATGGTCGTGATCTCCGGCCAGGTGCCGACGACCGCGATCGGCCAGGATGCCTTCCAGGAAGCCGACACGGTCGGCATCACGCGTCCTTGCGTGAAACACAACTTCCTGGTCAAGGACGTGAAAGACCTGGCCGATGTGATGCACAAGGCGTTCTACATCGCGCGCACGGGCCGTCCGGGTCCGGTGCTGGTCGACATCCCGAAAGACATCACGGTCGCGCGCTGCAAATACCAGCCGCCCGGCGAAATCAAGATGCGTTCCTACTCGCCCGTCGTCAAGGGCCACCAGGGACAGATCAAGAAAGCCGTGCAACTGCTGCTGCAGGCCGAACGCCCCATGATCTATGCGGGCGGCGGCGTGATCCTGTCGGATGCCAACGAAGAACTGACCAAGCTGGTGCAGATGGTCGATGCCCCCACGACGTTGACGCTGATGGGTCTGGGCGGACTGCCTGCGACCGACCCGCGTTATGTGGGCTGGCTGGGCATGCACGGCACCTACGAAGCCAACATGGCCATGCAGCACTGCGACGTGCTGCTGGCGGTGGGCGCGCGCTTCGATGACCGTGTGATCGGCAATCCCAAGCACTTTGCGCAGAACGCACGCAAGATCATCCACATCGACATCGACCCGTCGTCGATCTCGAAGCGGGTGAAGGTCGACGTGCCGATCGTGGGCGACGTGAAAGACGTGCTGCACGACCTGATCACCCAGTACGAAAACGCCATCCGCGAAAACCGGCCCGATCCCGAGCGGATCAAGCCGTGGTGGAAGCAGGTGGATGCGTGGCGCGGCAAGGACTGCCTGAAGTACGCCACGTCCGACACGCTGATCAAGCCGCAATACGTGGTTGAAAAGCTGTGTGAAATCACGGGCGGCGAAGCCTTTGTGACGTCCGACGTGGGCCAGCACCAGATGTGGGCCGCGCAGTACTACCGCTTCAACAAGCCGCGCCGCTGGGTCAATTCCGGTGGCCTGGGCACCATGGGCGTGGGCCTGCCGTACGCCATGGGCGTGCAGATGGCCAACCCGGGCGCCGATGTCGCGGTGATCACGGGCGAAGGCTCGATCCAGATGAACATCCAGGAGCTGTCGACCTGCAAGCAGTACCACCTGTCCCCCAAGGTGCTCTGCCTGAACAACCGCTACCTGGGCATGGTCCGGCAGTGGCAGCAGATCGATTACGGCGGCCGCTATGCCGAGTCCTACATGGACTCGCTGCCCGATTTCGTGAAGCTGGTCGAGGCCTATGGCCACGTCGGCATGCGGATCGAGAAGCCGGGCGACGTCGAAGGCGCGCTGCGCGAATCCTTCAAATTGAAGGACCGCCTGGTGTTCATGGACTTCATTACCGACCAGACCGAAAACGTCTGGCCGATGGTGAAGGCGGGCAAAGGCCTGACCGAGATGTTGCTCGGTTCGGAAGATCTCTAAGGAGCACGCATGAGACACGCCATATCTGTGCTTCTCGAGAACGAAGCCGGCGCGCTGTCGCGCGTGGTGGGACTGTTTTCTGCCCGCGGCTACAACATCGAAACCCTGACCGTCGCGCCGACCGAAGACGCCACGCTGTCGCGGATGACCATCGTCACGTCGGGCTCCGATGACGTGATCGAGCAGATCACCAAGCACCTGAATCGCCTGGTGGAAGTGGTCAAGGTGGTCGACCTGACCGAAGCCCCGCACATCGAGCGCGAGCTCATGCTGATCAAGGTGCGTGCGGTCGGCAAGGAGCGCGAAGAGATGAAGCGGATGGCCGACATTTTCCGCGGCCACATCGTCGACGTCTCGGACAAGAGCTATACGGTCGAACTGACCGGCGATAAAACCAAGCTCGATGCCTTCATCGAAGCGCTGGATCGCACCGCCATTCTGGAAACCGTGCGTACGGGCAGTTGCGGCATTGGCCGCGGCGAGCGCGTACTCAAGATTTGAACATTGCCTACATAGATAAGATTCGGAGCTACCCATGAAAGTTTTCTACGACAAAGACTGCGACCTGTCCCTCATCAAGGGCAAGAACGTTGCGATCATCGGCTACGGTTCGCAAGGCCACGCCCATGCCCAGAACCTGAACGAGTCGGGCGTCAACGTGACGGTCGGCGTCCGCAAGGACGGTCCGTCGTGGGACAAGGCCAAGAACGCCGGCCTGAAGGTTGCCGAAGTCAACGACGCCGTGAAGGGCGCGGACGTGGTCATGATCCTGCTGCCTGACGAAAACATCGCCAAGGTCTACAAGGAAAACGTGGCGCCGAACCTGAAGAAGGGCGGCGTGCTGGCTTTCGCGCACGGCTTCAACGTGCACTATGGCGCGGTCGTTCCGCGTGAAGACATCGACGTGATCATGATCGCGCCGAAGGCCCCGGGCCACACCGTGC
This window encodes:
- a CDS encoding RDD family protein, producing the protein MGDSASATSPATRQAAYAAAPTPGKWTRFACMMYEAILLFGVVFVADYLFDTLTQSKHALALRHERQAWLFVAIGAYFILCWRMGGQTLPMKTWDIRLVDGNGGRIPMWKAIVRYVLSWPITFTGIGYVWACFDKDRQFLHDRLVGTRLIVSKAVKRPRKK
- a CDS encoding acetolactate synthase 3 catalytic subunit, translated to MELSGAEIVVRALADEGVEHVFGYPGGSVLYIYDAIFNQDKFKHILVRHEQAAVHAADAYSRSSNKVGVALVTSGPGVTNAVTGIATAYMDSIPMVVISGQVPTTAIGQDAFQEADTVGITRPCVKHNFLVKDVKDLADVMHKAFYIARTGRPGPVLVDIPKDITVARCKYQPPGEIKMRSYSPVVKGHQGQIKKAVQLLLQAERPMIYAGGGVILSDANEELTKLVQMVDAPTTLTLMGLGGLPATDPRYVGWLGMHGTYEANMAMQHCDVLLAVGARFDDRVIGNPKHFAQNARKIIHIDIDPSSISKRVKVDVPIVGDVKDVLHDLITQYENAIRENRPDPERIKPWWKQVDAWRGKDCLKYATSDTLIKPQYVVEKLCEITGGEAFVTSDVGQHQMWAAQYYRFNKPRRWVNSGGLGTMGVGLPYAMGVQMANPGADVAVITGEGSIQMNIQELSTCKQYHLSPKVLCLNNRYLGMVRQWQQIDYGGRYAESYMDSLPDFVKLVEAYGHVGMRIEKPGDVEGALRESFKLKDRLVFMDFITDQTENVWPMVKAGKGLTEMLLGSEDL
- the ilvN gene encoding acetolactate synthase small subunit; the encoded protein is MRHAISVLLENEAGALSRVVGLFSARGYNIETLTVAPTEDATLSRMTIVTSGSDDVIEQITKHLNRLVEVVKVVDLTEAPHIERELMLIKVRAVGKEREEMKRMADIFRGHIVDVSDKSYTVELTGDKTKLDAFIEALDRTAILETVRTGSCGIGRGERVLKI